The genomic region CAGACAGCGATGTCAAGAAGATGGTGAATGAGGCAAAGCAGTTTGAAGAGCAGGACAAACAAAGGAAAGAGGAGATCGAGATCCGGAATACTGCCGACTCCCTGATCTATACGGCGGAAAAAACAAAATCTGACCTGGCCGGAAAGATCAGCGCCGATCTCATCGATAAGGTGAATGCGGCAATAGTTGGGGTAAAGGCAGCCATTGAAGGAAAAGATACCGCAAAGATCAAGTCGGAGATAGAAAAACTCCAGAAAGTGTTGGGAGAGGCCGGGTCTGCCGTATACGAACAAGCTGCCCGGCAGCAGTCCCAGCAGCAGGCACAACAGCAACAGTCAGGCTCTGCTGGCAATGAGCGTCCCGGGCATGAAACGACCGGCCCGGGCGGGGAAAATGTCGTCGATGCCGATTTCAAGGTAAAGGATGAGAAATAGTCCTTTTTCTTTCCCATGGCAGAAAAAGACTATTATGAGATCCTTGGTGTGAAAAAAGACGCATCGCAGGATGATATAAAAAAGTCATTCCGACAGCTTGCACGGAAATATCACCCGGATCTCAACAAGGGCAGCAAGGAGGCAGAGGCGAAATTCAAGGAAATCAACGAGGCCTACCAGGTTTTAGGTGATCTCCAGAAAAAAGCGCAGTACGACCAGGTCGGTCACGCGGAATTCCGGCCCGGCGACGCTGCCGGGTATAAACCGCCCAGTTATGATGACCTGTTCCGGGACTTCGGTCTCGGCGATATTTTTGATGCGTTTTCCGGTGTTTCACCCCGGGCTGCCCGGCAGCGCAGTGGTGCAGACCTCAGGTACGAGATCGACATTTCCCTTGCCGATGCTTTTTACGGCACAAAGAACACAGTCGGGGTGCCCCATCATTTCGCCTGCAGTGCGTGCCATGGTACGGGAGCAGAACCGGGATCTGTGCGGAACTGCCCGACCTGCAACGGGACCGGTGAGATCCGCAATGTGCAGAAGGTCGGCAATCGCCAGATGGTGAATATCGCAGTCTGCCCGACCTGCAGGGGAACGGGTAAAATTATCGACAAGCCCTGCCAGGCCTGCAAAGGGAAAGGGACGATGCAGAAAGTAAGGAGAATTGAAGTCTCGGTGCCCCGCGGCGTAGATGACGGTCAGTTCCTCAGGATACCCGGTGAAGGGGAGCCGGGCGAGAACAACGGGCCTCCCGGCGACTTGTATGCAATTATCCACATCCGGCCAGACCGCACGTTCGATCGTAAAGGTGCGGACCTTTATAGTTCCGTGATCATCGGGCTTCATACAGTCCTCCTTGGGGGGGAGGTAGAGGTACCCACTATTACGGGTACAGCACACCTGAAAATTCCACCCGGTACCCAGAGCCATACACTGTTCCGGCTCAGGGAGCAGGGCATGCCGTACCTGAATTCCGATAAGCGGGGAGACCTGATGGTAAAAACGATAGTAAAGATTCCGGAAAAACTTACAAAGAAGCAGGAAGAACTGGTGAAAGAAGCTTTTTCTATAGGAATGTAACTGCCCGCAGGCGGGTACAGTTTGAGAAAATACGTCAGAATAATCGGCTGCAGCCGAACGAGCGGGAGTGAGGTCGGGAAGTAATTTTCTGATGTCGTTTATGTTCTGGTTTTATGTTCTGGTACACTAACAACCAGTATCATCACTATGTCAGCGATTGCAAAGTTCCTTATCACTATTATCGTGATTGCCGCAGTTCTTGGTTCCGGGTGTACGCAACCCGCAGCGGTACAGCAAACGGAACCTGCAGCCCCGGTCCTGAATATGACCGTCCCGTTTCTGCTCATCCCGGTTCCCAGCCAGAACGGAGTCAACCTCGCGTACGAACTCGAACTTACACCGGCCAATGGACAGGTACCCGTTGTTGAGAAGGTGGAGGTTCTCGACCCGGCTACTGGAAAGATCCTCTATACCGCAGACGGTGAACTGCTGGCTGCCCTGTATCACCCGGCAAATGTCCCGCCGCCAACTGCGGCCGAACTGCAGAACGGTACGGGAAAACTCCTCAAGCCCCGCGTATCGCTCTGGTTTGTGGTCAGTCCTGATGCTGTTCCGGACCGGCTCTCCCACCGCCTCACCCTGAACCGGACCGCAGCCGGATTGTCCCCAACAACGGTAACCGGCGGGGAAGTAACCGTGCATAAAGACCTTGTCCCGGTAGTTGTCGGTTCCCCGGTGCATGGTCCGGGCTGGATGGTCATGGAGACAACATCTCCCCTGACCCATCACTTCCGTGCCCAGATCACCTTAAACGGGGTGACCCGCGTCCCCCAGCGATATGCACAGGACTGGGTCTACCTTGACCCGGTGAGTGGACAGGCCGTTGCCGGCAATGCAACGCTCGCCAGGAATTATTACGGCTTTGGCAAAGAGATCCTGGCAGTTGCTAACGGGACGGTCGTGGATGCCGCTGACGGCCTTCCGGACTCTGAGGGCATCTACTCCCCCCTGGGGGTCACATTTGAAACCGCGGCCGGCAATTATGTCATTCTCGATCTCGGGAATAAAAAATATGCCTGCTACGCCCACATAGTCAACGGGTCAGTCCAGGTGAAGAAAGGCGATATCGTCAAAGAAGGCCAGGTGCTTGGCCTGATGGGTAACAGCGGGAACTCAGACATCCCGCACCTCCATTTCCAGGTCGTAACAGACATCCCGTCATTCCTGGGTGCCGAGGGATATCCTCACGTATACCGCTCATTCGATGTGACTGGAGAAGTCAATGAGACCCTTGGAGCAGAGCGTATGTCGTCTCCGGGCTATTCCACAAACCAGCTATGGACGGATTTCGGGGATTTTGTCACATATTTCCGGCAGGCAGTCCCCCAGGAGAACCGGCTCATGCAGAACAATGTTATTGTCCGGTTTCCCTGATCTCTTCCTTTTTTATATTACGGTATCCAGGCCTGAGCTTTTCGATAGGTCTGGGACAAGTCTGCCCTGATCTCACGCTGATCTCGGTGGATTTACCTGCATCCCACCCGAATTGAAGGAAAATATGCCGGACGATAAGACAAAACAGGGTACCGTTCCCGGATCTCGGTCATCGGAGGAACCCTGAAGCAGGACCGGTCCGGATGTGTGCAGATTCAGATCGTCAGGATCTGTCCGGGAAATTTACGGGCCATGCCCCCCATCCGGACCAGTGTGAGGAAACGGGACTCCAATGAGACAATCAGCCAGTACCATACCTATAACCGATAACAACCTCAATCAGCAGTATGAATTACACAATGGATTTTATTTCACTGATCCGGCCTAAACGCCTGGATTTTCTTACTACCATGACACCGGAAGAGCAGGTGACGATGGTCCAGCACGCGGATTATGTCAAAGACATGATTGCCCAGGGAAAAATTTTCATGCACGGGGGTGCTCCTGATGGCACAATCAGGGTTCTCATCTATCGTGTGGATTCAGCAATAGAAGCCCGGCGCCTTTTTTATAACGACCCGGCGGTGATTGCAGGCATCGGGTATCCCGAGCTTTATCCGCTTACTATCGGGCATCTTGCAGTCAGCTGATCCTTTACTCGACATTTTCTGATGCTGCCGGGTTCCCGGGTCGTTTGAAGCCGGTGGCCCTTTTTTATCAGAAAGCGTTGTTGCAGGGTAAGGGAGTTCCCTCACCTCCACCTTTTTCTAAGAGGAGATTAACCCCCCACAATCATGATACGGAGCTGGATGGTGTCGCGTAGCGCTGCAGCTATGAACCGGTGAGTGTTGGGGCGTTTGGCCGGGTGCCGGAATGGCGGGACTCCCGACGTGTGTTTGCCGGCGCTTTAGGGAGTGTGATCAGTACGGAAAGAGCAAGGGGTATGAAAAAAGCAGGGCGAAGTTAAGGGTCAGACTGGTACGCTCGATCATCTCATATCGGGAGTGTGCACCTTTTCCATCCGCTTTAGTTCGGCATTCTCCAGCTGAAGATTTTCATTGGCTTGCTGAAGCGTAGAAATCATCTGTTGTAAACCCTCATTTTCCGCCAAAAGAAATGCGTTGACTTCCTCCAATTCTGCATTTTTCCGGACAACGAGATCATAGGATGAGAGCAGGATTGCAGGTGACCGGGACTGACTGGCAGGGATATGAGGTGGCTGGCCTTCGGGCGATACTGCAGGAGTGGCCCCTGCATCATGAGAATCGGGAGGATCCCGGGACTGCAGGGTGCTTGTTATCCGAAACTTCACGTGTTCGGCTTCAAACGGCTTTATGATGAGGTTGTCTGCCCCGGCTTCCAGGCCTTTTATCAGGTCTGCCGGATCGAAGAGTTGGGTAACAAGGATAACCGGGATATCTGCCATTTCTTTGTTCTGTTTGATAGCACGGCAAAGTGTATAACCATCCATCTCCGGCATGAGAATATCTGTCAGTACGATTGTCGGCCGGTCGATTCGAATCTGCTCCAGGGCATCATTCCCGTTGGCAGCAAGGGTAACCGTGTACCCCTCAGTTTCCAGAATATGGCGGAGGTATTCAGCCTGGGTCCTGCTATCCTCGACAACCAGAATTTTCCTACCGGCATCTTCGGGGTGTGTCTCCATTTAATGCACCATCATTTTTATCGGTCAGGGGGGTTCCACGCAACAGCGATCCCTGCTGGTTATATGGATATCTGCGATTTTAAAGGAATTGGTGAGTCGGATTCTGAAGAGGGACTCTGCATTTTTGGGGTTTCTGATCATACCTGCGATTGTACCTGCCAACGATTCATCAGTGTTCATCGCCGGGGGTGAATCGGGTTATTAAGATTCCGGTAGAGCGTGATGGCATCGTTTGAAGAATTCACGATAGAGGCAAGGACAGAATGCAGCAGTTCTGATTCTTTTTTCGGGGTAAGATCTTCATAGACAATGAATTGCTCACCGCTCTGAAGAGTGGCCCGGTAAAAGTTGACGGGCCGGACGGTTCCGTCTTTGCAGGTGACCGGAAACACACAGGGTCTGACCTCGTCAGTTATTGGTTGTGCAGGATCTTCTCTCCCGATGAGCTTTACCTCTTCATCAGAAATACCGGAAAACACCTTTTTGAACCAGTCTTTTTCCGTAGGTATATCATCAAGGGTGTATCCGAAGAGCCGGGTAAATTTTTCATTGATGTACAGGTAATTGCCCGAACCATCCATAATGGAGATGGGGAACGGGGAGTGATCGGTAATCATGTGGAAACGCTCTTCACTTTCACGGATCTTTTGCGCTTGCTGCCGCTCGGTGTTGATATCACGACCTACGGATTGACATTCGATCAGAATTCCCGCATTGTTAAAAAGCCCTCGCGTATTCCACTGGTACCAGCGGGAATGTCCCTGAGTACCGATTAATCGCAGGTCAGAAGATGTGGTTGGTTTATCGGGGGTGAGTCGGGCGATCTGTTCTTTTATAACGGCGATATCTTCCGGAAACACGTATGAGAAGATGCTCTCATTCTGTACGGCACTCCCGGAAATTCCCATAAAACGACTGAACGATTCGTTGACAAACGTAATATTTCCTTCCGGGCGCCACCGGCAGATCACATCTGTCTGATCCTGCACGATCGCACGATACCGCCGTTCCGAGATCCTCAGGGATTCTTCGAACCGGATCTGTTGTGTGATATCTTCTCCAATGATTGTGATACCCTCATCCATAGTATCAAATACCGTTGGGATAAGGCGCACCCGGTAATGGCGATCTTCATTCTGCCGGGTAATACTAAACTCGCGCTGGATTTCCCCGTTCTTCTGGATCTCCTCAA from Methanoregula sp. harbors:
- a CDS encoding M23 family metallopeptidase: MSAIAKFLITIIVIAAVLGSGCTQPAAVQQTEPAAPVLNMTVPFLLIPVPSQNGVNLAYELELTPANGQVPVVEKVEVLDPATGKILYTADGELLAALYHPANVPPPTAAELQNGTGKLLKPRVSLWFVVSPDAVPDRLSHRLTLNRTAAGLSPTTVTGGEVTVHKDLVPVVVGSPVHGPGWMVMETTSPLTHHFRAQITLNGVTRVPQRYAQDWVYLDPVSGQAVAGNATLARNYYGFGKEILAVANGTVVDAADGLPDSEGIYSPLGVTFETAAGNYVILDLGNKKYACYAHIVNGSVQVKKGDIVKEGQVLGLMGNSGNSDIPHLHFQVVTDIPSFLGAEGYPHVYRSFDVTGEVNETLGAERMSSPGYSTNQLWTDFGDFVTYFRQAVPQENRLMQNNVIVRFP
- the dnaJ gene encoding molecular chaperone DnaJ; the protein is MAEKDYYEILGVKKDASQDDIKKSFRQLARKYHPDLNKGSKEAEAKFKEINEAYQVLGDLQKKAQYDQVGHAEFRPGDAAGYKPPSYDDLFRDFGLGDIFDAFSGVSPRAARQRSGADLRYEIDISLADAFYGTKNTVGVPHHFACSACHGTGAEPGSVRNCPTCNGTGEIRNVQKVGNRQMVNIAVCPTCRGTGKIIDKPCQACKGKGTMQKVRRIEVSVPRGVDDGQFLRIPGEGEPGENNGPPGDLYAIIHIRPDRTFDRKGADLYSSVIIGLHTVLLGGEVEVPTITGTAHLKIPPGTQSHTLFRLREQGMPYLNSDKRGDLMVKTIVKIPEKLTKKQEELVKEAFSIGM
- a CDS encoding response regulator; this encodes METHPEDAGRKILVVEDSRTQAEYLRHILETEGYTVTLAANGNDALEQIRIDRPTIVLTDILMPEMDGYTLCRAIKQNKEMADIPVILVTQLFDPADLIKGLEAGADNLIIKPFEAEHVKFRITSTLQSRDPPDSHDAGATPAVSPEGQPPHIPASQSRSPAILLSSYDLVVRKNAELEEVNAFLLAENEGLQQMISTLQQANENLQLENAELKRMEKVHTPDMR
- a CDS encoding PAS domain-containing protein, with protein sequence MDTRKKTIKKIKSLLRLHRNGLTISDLAEKLELNRNSTAKYLEILLISGEVHMNTIGPAKVYTFSQKMPISAMLKFSADIILLIDNEMHVLDANENALRILGMSREMLVGNLIGNVKSPLITRLAIPEVVEEIQKNGEIQREFSITRQNEDRHYRVRLIPTVFDTMDEGITIIGEDITQQIRFEESLRISERRYRAIVQDQTDVICRWRPEGNITFVNESFSRFMGISGSAVQNESIFSYVFPEDIAVIKEQIARLTPDKPTTSSDLRLIGTQGHSRWYQWNTRGLFNNAGILIECQSVGRDINTERQQAQKIRESEERFHMITDHSPFPISIMDGSGNYLYINEKFTRLFGYTLDDIPTEKDWFKKVFSGISDEEVKLIGREDPAQPITDEVRPCVFPVTCKDGTVRPVNFYRATLQSGEQFIVYEDLTPKKESELLHSVLASIVNSSNDAITLYRNLNNPIHPRR